Below is a window of Plutella xylostella chromosome 15, ilPluXylo3.1, whole genome shotgun sequence DNA.
GTCGAGATAATTTTCTGTGGTTATAACGTAGTTCAATGGAAGCGGAAAGGCGGAAATGTGCGTGgattaaattagttaaaattattaaaattaatgaataattttattttaaggtacctacttgtttaTACAATCTTGAATTGTCACCTTTATGTAAGATCCTTTGAGATcacttaatataaatacaggtataatattttaatcataagaatttaaattctaaaaatattatgcaacttcgatatacatatttacataagATAGTTTGGTAGTTATTTGGGCCAATACATACTAATAACTTAAGTCaagaatataaatttaaatcatcagcattaaaatttcaatacattaaaatcCTATCCACACATCCTGTAAACATTCAGAAACAAtcctttttaaatattatatttatttacaaagattgtattatttttatttctatcccgttattcccacgggaaaaccgcTACAAGCGGAGCGAGCTAAAGCCATGAACTTGGCACTTCACGGGCGGGCACTTACTACCTTCAAATTTAACCGGAAACTCAAGAAACTTTCGCAGCCAACTGCGTTTCAGCGTCAAGTTTCACTTTCAGGGAAGCCAAAACTTCATGAGACCTTCACAgttaaatcctaactaatattataaatgcgaaagtaactgtgtctttctgttactctttcacgccaaaactaaatggatttgaatgaaatttggtatacataaatggtctagaccctgagaaaaaacataggctactttttatcccggaactccctcgggaaaactttttaaggtgaagagAAGCTctcgggaacagctagtacctaatattttgAGCTCGGAAAAAGCTGCATTGAACTCAATCAAATACCGGCGACACGGCTCGCAACCTATCATGTTAGCACAAAATGTACATCGtaaagcgggtggctcgcttgccaGTCGCCTCTGACTACCATTTCGAGGATTACAGTGTCGTGAgcataatgtatgtatgtatgaagcTTCTGGAAGGCGTGTATTATTCAGAAGCAGAGAAAGTAATGACGCAAGGCTGTCGGCGCTTCTGAGagatattcgtgaaatattgtgccAATGTCTTGTTTACGTTATTTGTTTCCATAATTTATAGGTTGTAGATTGAGTCGTACAAAACTATAGCTATACTAGCTATACCTTCATAGAGAAGGTTAGGttatatttgtaaatttacTTTGTCGAGAACTGGACAATAtgaattaatttgtttaaaatggCGTGAGCTTCAAGTTTTAAAAAGCGCTTCTGAAACCTTCGTGGGAAATAATCCAGTATAACGTCACAGAACTGATTTTGTGACGTTAAACTGGTGCTAAGGATTCctttaacaattattttaagGTTTGTTTATATGCTCATCAGGACGCGGGTATGTGCAAGTAGGTATAccgcgacaaacttatctgttccggtgagagcgaactaaattgatccatatctcattatttactaatgaattatatattgatatagattagatgggtttattgaaaccacaagagcgaaatacaactactggcaaacttaaaatcttatagaatgaagaaatattacacatttacgtgagctgtcaccggaacagataagtttgtggcactatacagtATTATGCGAGACATTTGATTATTCGTTATTCAGAACTAAAATGTCACACACACCAGCCTCCAGCCCCGTAGTTACCCTCGTCACCCTGTGGCGACGTGAATTatgaacaaataaataaaacatacgtAGTTATAATGGTTCCTCATAGTTATAACATTAGTGAGGGTATGCGGAAATTAGGATTGTGTCTAAataaatgtgtgtttttgaaatgaaatctAACTTTGGTAATATCATATTACCATTATATTACTAGTGAGGATAGTTTAGggaatttgtttattttacgtTACTAAtaacaaaaagtataattaacATGATTGCTATTGCTCATGAGTGTACATTTACGAAATAGAACTTTAGGTGCTGTTGTCTTTTTTACATTCTAGACTAGATAATAGTGGCAGCAGTAACAATTTGATTATTTCACTAGGACTTCGACCCAGTTATGGTTTCGAATGAAAAGGTTGTAACCTGGTTTGGTTTTATCTCGAGTGACAGGCCCCCGACGCCTCACATAAGAGGCTCCGCTCTTCAACATAAAAGGCACCCGTTATTGACGAAAATACTCGAAATTTCACCGAAAAATAAAACGTCATTGTAGGACGGTGGAAAGGGCCGTCCGGAGGGCAGATGGAATTGTTACGATTGTTTGCTAAGAGAAAAGGATATTTTGATTTCCTAgaaattttcatgaaacattCATATTCACGACCAAAATGGTTTTTGACCATTAACAAAATTtcgtttaaaaaaagtatcaagactgttttttaaaaaattatcaatTATATCCCACACCTTGTTGTAAGGGTATCTACAAACTTTCATAATTACCAGTGAATTTTCACTCAATCCTTTTTCTAGCCGTGAATACATGTTTaccaattttaaataagtacaaaattCGAACGCGAAAAGAGCATTCGAATTCCAAAAACCGTTAAATTCGTGCAATTTAAAGTTGAGCCTCCCGCCGCAGACATCAGCTGTTGCCGGAAGTGGCGGCCACCTGTCAGGCACAGGCCTTTCCTTTTACACACTTTTATTTTAGGTTAtcattgtttttagtttagtccatgtatttttatgtacagaacttatttaataatcaGAGGTCTAACATTGGGACATGTGTAGGATTCAGATCTAAGTGCAACTCAacatgataatatttttatgataatagttttagttattttaatatcaaacCCATAGTTCCACTAAAACCCTTCCGTTCCATAGATCCCCTTCGTCATGACTGGTTGATCAAGGAAGAAGCCCCTTTATTCCTGTGCTGTGAAGCGTCACCCTCACTCCGGATATTCGCCGCTTGCGCACTCCTTGGGTTTCCTGCAGACAGAAAGAGACAAAAGATTAGTCGttcctggggggtcactctttaAAACGAACatgaattgtcacgcaatcggcacgcttaatacaacgagatagagccgtgggTAGGATAGTTGGTGGATAGAGTTATGTTTTTCCTTACATGGGGGTCTGTGGCGGTAAAAAGAGTTTATACTACGCACTGGCCAGTTACACTGAACAGTTGAATGAGGAAACTTTTTATGgagtttgtttttaatttttgttagGTGCTTGTGTTGTTTTCGGCCAGTGTATGAATAAAGTTTAGTTTTCGGATCTCGGCTAGCCGTAGTTTTAATATCGAATCAAGTTATGGGGTAAGTTcttaaatgaaattaattatttatgattttttcgATCTGTGTTTACACTGGGCGGAGTAGGTACAGATAGATCTTTTGCTGGGTGTTCctattactaaataaataatacatacacttatgtacctactcgtaGATACTATAATTACTACGATCGATAGTTAGACAATTTCTTGTTTGTGACTATGATATATGATGCAAAATTGCTATTATATGTTTGGCATATCCTTTTACAAAacattaagtacatttttagtACTATGTAAGTAacagtaggtacaataaaagCGTTGCAAGAGGTACAGGCAATATTGGAATAACCAGCAGAGTGTCTATTCTCCTACTTAGGgcctgatttttcaatagtcagataagtgttatctgaggaataaaattgttgctgtcacatctgaatgtttgtattagacagtgacagcaacaatggacaacatttcaaaaaactaaagctgctataaatcgaaaaccatttcgagatttagctctaaaggacacaaaaaaaatgtttttgtattttttggatgtatcattttcgaaaaaatcataaaatagtaaaaaagtgctgatgacgtcatgcatcaggtgcgatgcattttgatgatcaaagcctatagatttaaaaacaaagtaactgtcactttcatttttgattgaatttgacgttttatcgtgacgttgttgtttatttgggtcattttcattaattctgttctgacactttctgactatttttttatttattattaacagatgacctctatataatatgtcccagagcatgccaccgcctacacagctgaaaaaatgcttctgcttatttttttacatgataagtacctactttccatcatcagaaatatcaatgtcatttgaaaatgacccatttgttggttggcatgtaaacaaagtttaaatgtcacttgtcagtgtcatttatgttttttttcgagactcaggcaatagacaaaaataaaaagtgagcctaatatgtgacttcacttccggttttaaaataattaactttaaagttaaaaataacatgcaaaaattaatgtatatacaaaataaaaaaatacgggtccactaattttctataatctttccgaatagctaataaaaatatagggtaaagaaaatgaaatgttgtccattttatccttcagataacacttatatctgatcattgaaaaatcagccctaaaacAAATCGCAAACTGACGTACGCAACGTTTTCGAGGTTCCACTAAAAAacgtttaaatataaatgcatTCGGTAGTTGATGTTTGTAAGTCAACGATTTTAATACAATACGCCATTTATTGATTATTTCCCAAGTTTAGAACCCAGTTTTACGGTTACATAATGGTCGCACAACCGTGTTTTTGACATGAGGATCTATGCTCAGAATAGTCACAGAAATGAGAGATAACCGAGTTATATCCTCGTTGTAACAATGTTTACTCCAGTGCGGCGTTGATACAAGATGGCATCTCCGATTCGCTTCGGATTTCCGAATAACCCGATATTCTCTCACGAAACCCACGTAATCTTGTTCAACATACGAGCAGACAGATAATCTAATACAATACGGTGCTCTTATTAGAGACATATCTAATGACTATTTGGCTTTTGAATATGTCAATGAAATTAAGATACACCGCTTCATAATACCTACGATAGGTGGAGATGTAATATTTATATGGCTAATGTTAGGTGTGAAGATAAACCTAAGATAATTAATGGTAAGGCTAAAAAGTGTTAAAAACTTCAATGTAGCCGCTGAGACGTGGCTAAAAATGTAAAAAGGAAACAAgataataaaattcatttacttatttatctgCATATTGTTGATACTCCTGAGTGAAAAACATAATATGAAACAACCTTTTTcaatttcatataaaaatatcgttaagtggaacttttagcttccacttattttattttatttgtttccaaaataataaatctttcAAATCCATTCCATACCAAATACCTATCTTTCCACCGAATCACATATTGGAAATCAAAAAGCACGATTACTTTTATGGAAAATAAAAGCTTTTCACAGTAATCCCCTGAAATACAATTGACCGTTACGTGTATCGAAAAACCGTATCACTGAAATTCCGTGTCGTGCCTTTTATAATAACAACTGTAATGACACTTTTGTATCGATTTCAATTTGTATTGAATGCTGCCCGTATTGGAAATGGATATGTCTTTTCGTAGAACAACGTGAACTTTATGTGACCACAACAGCTTAAAGCTTCCTTGATAAGCTCATTGGACGCTTTGTGAGACAGTATGTCGTAGAAGTTAATAttacacagacacacacaagTTACAATTTACACAAGTGTAAATTAGGTTTAAAGctttattacaaaattgtGCGAAGGCTTTGTCCTTCTACCCACCACTGGATAGAAGCACCCACACCACTGCACTGGAAGTACTTTATATATTTAGCCAGCGGCTTTTTAACCCCCGACAAAAAGATagattttataagttttacatgtctgtggtagcgtagctcccaaacgattgaaccgattttcgattTGTATATTTgggtcataggtaatgttacctcGAGTATTCttagctatattttacaaaaatcggcttagccgttcaaaatttatgcgacttttagtgttaaatATCGGGGGATTTTTAACGTTGATTGGGTTATAAATATCAGACAGTTCGCTAACAGTAGATAATGCTTGTCCACAGCCGCAGCGAGTCTGCTCTGAACAGCCCCACGGAGCCCGACGTGTCGCTCGCGGCGTCCCTCACCGACCCCCTGGAGGCCCACACCCTGGACGAGGCACGGAGGTCCATCAGGTAACACCACCAGCTTCTTTGTACTATGTCAGGATTTATGATAGAGGAATAAAAGGAACCGAAGAATACTTGTTGCCCCACATCATCAACAACTAACTTAGCGTGGACATGCCTCATCTAAATCGCTGTTCAGGCAGAATCCTGTCCACAGCTGCAGAGTAGGTGCACGTTTATAAAATGTTCATATTCGTGATACCGTCATTGTTGTCACAAATCATCTAAGATAGTCTTTAGTAGTCCTATATTAGAGATCATCATCAGAAACATGCCACCATCTCAACGCTCACCCGGTAGAAATCTTGGCCAGATAATTGTTATAAACTTGCACTTCATCCATTCCAGGGATCTCCGCATGAAATACCGAGCTCAGGCGCACCAGCTCCTCACCTGGCGCCGCGCGCACCGGCTGCAGGAGGAGCTGGCGACGCGCCTGCAGCAGGAGAAGGCCGACCAGCTGCGGAGCCTCTCCAGCCAGCTGCTGCTGTTCGAGTCCCGCCTCGTCCGCAAGCAGAAGGAGATCACCGGCATGCTCGCCCTCCGCGAGAATATCATCATGAAGCAACAGAAAGTCATCGAGAGCCTACAAGCTAAGCTGCTCGAAAGCGGTATCGAACCATCCCAGACTATCCCTGACTACCGCGAGCTGCTGCAAGACTCCCACGTGACCGACTTCGATTCCCTCAACGACTCGGACTCCGCGGTCGTCATGGAGGACGTGGACTCGGACTGCAGCAACCTGCCGCTCGTGCCGCGCTTCCGCTCCGCCGACAGCGTCACCATCGTGCGCTCCATCTCCGACGCCATCGACCCCAACCTCAAGTACAGCGTCGTCAGGCGGTCCAACGGCTTCCTGCGGAGACCGGAGATTCTGGAAACCGTCTACAGCGTTGAAGAGGAGGCCGACGGCGATTCCACTAAAGGCTTGAGTGCTCAGAACAGTACAGAGAAGGAGATCTCAAACAAAACCGATGAAGAGAAGTATAAAGAGACGAGTCTGTTGGCGCAGCGGCGGGACAACTTCCGGACGAAGAAGGTGGTGCTCGCGGCCGAGGAGAAGAGCCAAGACAGCGACAAGGAGACCAAGCCGCGGGGCAAGCCCTGGGCGTACAGCTACGTGCCCAAGCGCATGACGCCGGCGAGCGCATCGGACGAGGAGGCGTCCGCGCCGGACAGCGACGAGGAGCCCCGCTGCGGCCCCGTCGTCACCTACAACCGCGTCATGTCCAACCACCGCAACGTTACCAAGCCCAAGGACGTGAAATACAAGAGGATCAACAAGGCCAAGTCCAAGAGCCTTGAGGAGCTGCGCGGCCGGCTCAAGAACTGGGTGGACAAGGGCGGCCCGCTGGGCGGACAGCTGGGACCGCTGGAACACGCGCAGAGCTACGCGTAGACAAACCGACACTTTAGTTCCTCTTTCAAAAGCAAATTCGCTTTGAGTGATTTATCGTTTAAGTGCCAAGTTTCAAGCGGTAGAATTCTGCAGTCGGTGTGAGcttttgtgtaaatattgaTAACACTCACTTCTGCGCGCTTCTTAAACTCGGTTTTACTGTGACTACACGCTCGGACGTAGGAGAAATTGTTATTTAATCACGTAAGTCATGATAGgctacttaattattaaactaaggataaatattgtaaaagataATACTTGTACCTTTTTAGCAATTAACAACGGCTTTACAAAACGGAGGCAAATGTGTATTGACACTCTATTCTTGATACTTGTACTTCTATCGATATTGTGATTTCTGCGTACTAAGTACGTGTCCAATTATacgtttttaaatttagtcCTAAGTTTAGTATATT
It encodes the following:
- the LOC105380761 gene encoding uncharacterized protein LOC105380761 isoform X2 — protein: MLVHSRSESALNSPTEPDVSLAASLTDPLEAHTLDEARRSIRDLRMKYRAQAHQLLTWRRAHRLQEELATRLQQEKADQLRSLSSQLLLFESRLVRKQKEITGMLALRENIIMKQQKVIESLQAKLLESGIEPSQTIPDYRELLQDSHVTDFDSLNDSDSAVVMEDVDSDCSNLPLVPRFRSADSVTIVRSISDAIDPNLKYSVVRRSNGFLRRPEILETVYSVEEEADGDSTKGLSAQNSTEKEISNKTDEEKYKETSLLAQRRDNFRTKKVVLAAEEKSQDSDKETKPRGKPWAYSYVPKRMTPASASDEEASAPDSDEEPRCGPVVTYNRVMSNHRNVTKPKDVKYKRINKAKSKSLEELRGRLKNWVDKGGPLGGQLGPLEHAQSYA
- the LOC105380761 gene encoding uncharacterized protein LOC105380761 isoform X1 — translated: MDSESRSESALNSPTEPDVSLAASLTDPLEAHTLDEARRSIRDLRMKYRAQAHQLLTWRRAHRLQEELATRLQQEKADQLRSLSSQLLLFESRLVRKQKEITGMLALRENIIMKQQKVIESLQAKLLESGIEPSQTIPDYRELLQDSHVTDFDSLNDSDSAVVMEDVDSDCSNLPLVPRFRSADSVTIVRSISDAIDPNLKYSVVRRSNGFLRRPEILETVYSVEEEADGDSTKGLSAQNSTEKEISNKTDEEKYKETSLLAQRRDNFRTKKVVLAAEEKSQDSDKETKPRGKPWAYSYVPKRMTPASASDEEASAPDSDEEPRCGPVVTYNRVMSNHRNVTKPKDVKYKRINKAKSKSLEELRGRLKNWVDKGGPLGGQLGPLEHAQSYA